TCTCAACGCGGCCCGCCTGTACCGGCTGGCCAGTGGCGACCCCCGGGGTCCGGTTACCGCGGGAGGATGAATCGGCGCGCCCAGCCCGTCGCCGAGCACCTTCGGCACCCATTGGAAGGGTCTTAATCCCCTGGTCAGTGGCTAAATTTCCGGGGTAGTCTCCAAAATGCCGCCAGGTCGGGAGTGTTGGCCGCCCGGGCCAGACGGAGCCAACCTCGCCAAGGAGTGCACAGATGTTAGAAAGCGTAACGGTCCGCAATAACGGGGTTTCACAGCAGCGCGAGCAGGATGCACGTTTGTTGAAGGAGTCGGGCGCACACAAGCTCATCGTCGCCGACCGCGATGGAAACTGCCTGGCGTTCGTCCTGGCCTGGGACCGCTTCGACTACGACCCCGAGACAGACACCTACGTCTGCGTGGTGGACTCCGACGGCAGAGAACTCATGAACATATACACCGCCGGGGAGATCAAGGCAGCACCCGGAACGAACATGTATGTCATCACCGCGCCCGAAGAACACCCCCGCCGCAAGCCGTTGCAGGCTCTCTAAAAGCAGCGCGAGGCACTCTGACTCCCTGAGTGCCTGCCCGTTCTGCAAGACTCCCGGAAGTCCCGGGTGGTTATAAGGCGCTTCGCCGGCGGCTACGTCGTGCCATGACGCAAATTCATGGGCCCTGGCCGATTTCGGGCGGGCAGCATAGTGGCGTCGACCGGCGGCGGTTCGCGACAACTAGAATCAACGATCGAGTCCGCGGGTGTCGGTTCAAGCCTTTCCCGCCACGCGCAGTTATGATAGACCGTTCGTACGGTTAGTCGACTCCAAAGGTTCCACATGCCCAGATCGCCCGGCCGACGCGGCGAGATTCTCGACGCGTTTGTCCGTTATGTGGCCGAACGCGGCTATGACAGAACGAATATCGGCGATATCGCCGACGAGCTCGGTATGTCCAAGGGCACCATCGTGCATCACTTTGGGACCAAGGCGCAGATGCTGCGGGAGTTGGAGGAAACCCACCTGGCCCGTCAGCTCGATGTGCTGCGGATGGCGTGGGATCGACTGAGCGCGCCTCACGAACGAATTGCGGCGATCATCTACACCTCCGCACTGCTGCAGGTGATCGCCCACCATTCCACGGTGGCGAGCCAGCGTGAAGTGGTCCAATTGTTCGATGATCCCGCGATGGAGCAGGTGCGAAAGCTGCGCGAGCAGCTGCAGTCGCTCACCGTTGACGAGATTCGTACCGGGGTGCAGGCCGGCGTATTCCGCGGCGTGGACGTCGAATTGGCCGCCCTGCAGTTGTGGGGGTCACTGGAGTGGA
The nucleotide sequence above comes from Mycobacterium vicinigordonae. Encoded proteins:
- a CDS encoding TetR/AcrR family transcriptional regulator; the encoded protein is MPRSPGRRGEILDAFVRYVAERGYDRTNIGDIADELGMSKGTIVHHFGTKAQMLRELEETHLARQLDVLRMAWDRLSAPHERIAAIIYTSALLQVIAHHSTVASQREVVQLFDDPAMEQVRKLREQLQSLTVDEIRTGVQAGVFRGVDVELAALQLWGSLEWMWVWFDPADSRPPEQVGAAFVDVYLGGLLLDRLGLNKWADPAADVLSVVRDCLTAVIGAPT